In Solanum lycopersicum chromosome 3, SLM_r2.1, the genomic stretch GCTCGTCTATAACCATCAGCACAATATCCAACTAAACGTACAACGTTCACATGATGAATTCTACCTATGCTGCCAACTTCATTTATGAAGTCTTCCCCTTCACCCTTGAAATTGTTAAGTACCTTAACCGCGACAAGAATTTCATTTGATAACTTCCCTTTGTATACTTTCCCATAGCCTCCCTGACCAAGTTTATACTTAAATTGCTCTGTGATCTTTTTAATATCTGCATAACTGTATCTTGTAGGTCTCAGAGCTTTATAATCCTCCAAAAACCTCTCGATCCTCCGCTGATcctctttcttcattttcaatttGACAATCTTGTAGACTGCTAGAGAGACTAACACAAAGGCAAACAGGCTACCGAATACAATTGCAACAGTAACTTTCTTTGACAGCCCTATAAAATGAAGATGATAATATTGTTAGCTTCTACTTGCTATTTAGCACTAACTAACAATCTTGATCTCTAAACAGTGATGTTCCTAGCTTGTATGTTAAGGATCTGATTATCATTCAGACAATAGTTTTGaaggtaaataaaaaattattagagaCTGAAAAGGGGAGTATCAATTTCAAAGATGTACCTTTGCTAGGTTCTTCTGGAATGTCAATACATTCAGTTTCACTCCTTGAACTATTGGATTTCATCTTGCAGTACTTCCCATCCTCTTCACAATTCCCACAAAATGGTTCAGACCAATGCAGAAATATTCGTGTATAACTATATTCTTGCTTCCCGTAAAGTAGCTCGTAGGGAACATCTGAAATGTTGTACATCATTGTACAAGATGAGGGATACTCAGAAATACTATTGTAAGATCTAAAAGCAAGGACATCATACTGAGGACTGCTAAGGCAATCGATTCGAATAGAAGCCGATGAATATTTTTGCTTTGACGAGCAATTGAATAAAGTGAATCCACCATACGCGTTCGGATCAAAAGTGAAAATGGAAGCAGAGGAGTTTGTGTTTGCAATCTGTCTGGGAAGACACGAAGCATTGAGGTCTGATAATGTTATTGTCTGTGATTTGTAATTAATTTCCTCAACAGAAACGTTAGCTGATATCGAAATGTCGAATTTGTTGATAGTTGCTTGTATTGGAAATCGGAGATTGAATTGAGTAATGTTTTTTGAAGTACAAGATAGTTCGAAACCAGGGTAACCACAATGACTTGGCTGATGATTTTTGAGATGAAAAGGGAATCGAATCACCGGACCGAAATCGCCACATCTTGTTGGTAAACATTGATCATGGGGTGGTACTAGTTGTGCTAGAGTTACAGTTAAGAAAATTAGATGAAGAAACAAGTGGATCAGTATATGAGGCATTTCTCTAACAATGTGCTTTAGTTGCCAATTAGGAAATGGTTCCTTTGGAGAAAAACTAAAATGTGGTTTTAAAGGTCAACACGCTAAAACATATCATAACAAGTTGCTGAGCTGTTTGaattgaagagaaaaaaaaaaagacaaaatttgTCCCTTGTGTTTGAGAATAGATTAAAATAGACTTTAAAAAGTATGGATAATATAGTTTTGGGCCTTCAAATTTGCAAAAAGTCAaagtactccctccgtttcacaaAGTATGATCTAATTTGATTTGGTACggagtttaaaaatataaaaaagactttgaatcttgtggtcctaAAGTAAAGTTAGgttaaatgtacaaaattgtccTTTGATCTTGTAGCCTTAAGCATACCACGTGGAAAGtgtttaccaaaaaaaaaagatcattctttttgaaacatactaaaaagaaaataaggtcattcttttttaaacggagctAGTATTGTTTTAATACTCATCAAGTATTTAACGGTTTGTGTTTGTTAGATTTGATGGACAACAtttgaaaaaaagatttaatcataaatatcaagaaaataacgtcaaattctaaaatttgcAATACAAAATGTTGAACCAAAAACTAAAAAGTAGCAgaaattaatgttaaaaaatagacatacatatatacaGAGAGGCTCAAAGTGATTCTTGATCTTAAAAAAAGTAACAGAAATTAATTTTGTCTCTGTATACATGTTTCgtcaaatttaataaaaagagtTGGCAAATATTTGCAGGAGACTAAAAGGCTATCTCGTTgactcaatttatatgacatacttttatttttaaacaatgCTAAAAAATATGACACATTtctcaatataataataatttaactttaaagtataaattttttaaaaaattaatactttttaaaaaaaattctatatccAATCAaactatatcatataaattgaaacataaTAAGTGACTCGTTAACAAACTTAAAAGAGCTAAATTGCTTTAGTGAGTACTTAAAAGAACTACTATTGctataatttataaaccttACTTCAAATATAAAGAACCATTTTATTCATTCTGTGTTGAATATTTCAATACATATCTTTGACTTTCAAACATGGCAACTTAAATATCATTTCCCCCAATTTATCTTGAAAATGTCATGTTACTGAAAGCAACTTGTATGATGGATAAGACTGGGCAATACATTTGTTAACACATTCAActtcattttaacaaatcaataGTCTAATTGCACACGCTGCAAGAAAAGtcaaattttattcattatataaaccacacatcaagaaaaaaaataaatatcattagTATCTTCCTATTCAATTGACACAATGTCTTtaacaaattcattttttgctaCTGTTTTTCTATTTGTTACATTTATAACAAGCTGTATAGCC encodes the following:
- the LOC101251453 gene encoding rust resistance kinase Lr10, translated to MPHILIHLFLHLIFLTVTLAQLVPPHDQCLPTRCGDFGPVIRFPFHLKNHQPSHCGYPGFELSCTSKNITQFNLRFPIQATINKFDISISANVSVEEINYKSQTITLSDLNASCLPRQIANTNSSASIFTFDPNAYGGFTLFNCSSKQKYSSASIRIDCLSSPQYDVLAFRSYNSISEYPSSCTMMYNISDVPYELLYGKQEYSYTRIFLHWSEPFCGNCEEDGKYCKMKSNSSRSETECIDIPEEPSKGLSKKVTVAIVFGSLFAFVLVSLAVYKIVKLKMKKEDQRRIERFLEDYKALRPTRYSYADIKKITEQFKYKLGQGGYGKVYKGKLSNEILVAVKVLNNFKGEGEDFINEVGSIGRIHHVNVVRLVGYCADGYRRALVYEYLSNDTLQKIISSGNGRGSSSLGWEKMLQISVGIAKGLEYLHQGCNQRIVHFDIKPHNILLDQDFNPKVADFGLAKLCAKEQSAVSMTAARGTIGYIAPEVFSRNYGDVSYRADIYSFGMLLLDMIGGRNKFDDAAKAENSSSQIYYPEWMYKQLEKGEEIAIQIEHDDENSIIKKLAIVGLWCIQWFPADRPSMKVVIQMLVGEGIPIMPPNPFGSMNSTDMKTSADRNQYSSEIQRSSETGANSN